The Glycine max cultivar Williams 82 chromosome 12, Glycine_max_v4.0, whole genome shotgun sequence genome window below encodes:
- the LOC100789886 gene encoding heavy-metal-associated domain-containing protein, with translation MKGIDLFCSSSGSTAVTSSMHHRSTLQRSTKSFDHDRRKSQLHVPCSSQLPINPKPYFEKHRKSSADKQNWDMRRKSSADVNDFYTHTHASADGSSRRYLFGDGPFIEWVSESNKISAMVPSQHDVKVKDKLVVKNRNDLPTLRSSSSARSKDQVVVLRVSLHCKACEGKVRKHISKMEGVTSFSIDMETKKVIIVGDVTPLGVLASVSKVKNAQLWPSSTSSSSLLLSSSSRPTSPWST, from the exons ATGAAAGGAATTGATTTGTTCTGTTCTTCCTCTGGTTCCACAGCAGTAACTTCTAGCATGCACCATCGTTCTACGTTACAACGAAGCACCAAAAGCTTCGACCATGATCGAAGGAAAAGCCAACTTCATGTCCCTTGTTCATCCCAATTGCCCATTAATCCTAAGCCTTACTTCGAGAAGCACAGAAAGAGTTCAGCTGATAAGCAAAACTGGGACATGCGTAGAAAAAGTTCTGCTGATGTTAACGACTTTTATACTCATACTCATGCTAGTGCTGATGGTTCATCCAGAAGATATCTCTTTGGTGATGGACCATTCATTGAATGGGTGTCTGAGTCCAATAAAATCTCAGCAATGGTTCCTTCTCAACATGATGTCAAAGTGAAAGACAAGCTCGTGGTTAAGAACAGAAACGATCTTCCCACTCTTCGGTCCTCTTCTTCAGCTCGCTCCAAGGATcag GTTGTGGTTTTGAGGGTGTCATTGCATTGCAAGGCCTGCGAAGGAAAAGTTAGAAAACATATTTCAAAAATGGAAG gAGTGACATCATTCAGCATAGACATGGAGACAAAGAAAGTGATCATCGTCGGAGACGTGACACCACTAGGGGTACTGGCAAGTGTATCCAAGGTGAAGAATGCACAGCTTTGGCCATCTTCTACATCGTCATCCTCATTATTACTGTCATCATCTTCTAGGCCAACATCTCCATGGTCGACATAA
- the PIP2-4 gene encoding aquaporin PIP2-4: MAKDVEVQEQGGEYSAKDYHDPPPAPLFDPEELTQWSFYRALIAEFIATLLFLYVTVLTIIGYKRQTDTTVGGTDCDGVGILGIAWAFGGMIFILVYCTAGISGGHINPAVTFGLFLGRKVSLIRALLYMVAQCAGAICGTGLAKGFQKAYYNRYGGGANSVADGYNNGTALGAEIIGTFVLVYTVFSATDPKRNARDSHVPVLAPLPIGFAVFMVHLATIPITGTGINPARSFGAAVIYNEDKIWDDQWIFWVGPIVGAAVAAFYHQYILRAAAIKALGSFRSNA, translated from the exons ATGGCTAAAGATGTTGAGGTTCAAGAGCAAGGAGGAGAGTACTCTGCCAAAGACTACCATGACCCTCCTCCAGCACCTTTGTTCGACCCAGAGGAGCTCACACAGTGGTCCTTCTATAGAGCCCTCATCGCTGAGTTCATAGCAACCCTTCTCTTCCTTTATGTCACTGTGCTCACCATTATTGGCTACAAAAGGCAGACTGATACAACGGTAGGTGGCACCGACTGTGATGGGGTTGGCATTTTGGGCATCGCTTGGGCCTTTGGTGGCATGATCTTCATCCTTGTTTACTGCACCGCCGGTATTTCAG GAGGACACATAAACCCGGCGGTGACATTCGGGTTGTTCCTAGGACGCAAGGTGTCGTTGATAAGGGCGTTGTTGTACATGGTGGCACAGTGTGCCGGTGCTATCTGTGGTACTGGATTGGCCAAGGGGTTCCAAAAAGCATACTACAACAGGTATGGAGGTGGTGCCAACTCTGTTGCTGATGGCTACAACAATGGTACTGCTTTGGGTGCTGAGATTATTGGTACCTTCGTTCTTGTCTACACTGTCTTCTCTGCCACTGACCCTAAGAGGAACGCTAGGGATTCCCATGTTCCT GTACTGGCGCCACTTCCTATTGGATTTGCCGTGTTCATGGTTCACTTGGCTACAATCCCAATTACTGGTACTGGCATTAACCCAGCAAGGAGTTTCGGAGCAGCTGTAATCTACAACGAAGACAAAATCTGGGATGATCAG TGGATATTCTGGGTTGGACCAATTGTTGGAGCAGCAGTGGCTGCATTTTACCACCAATACATCCTTAGAGCAGCAGCTATCAAGGCTCTTGGATCCTTCAGGAGCAacgcttaa